The DNA window CAAACAACACCAGGGCCTGAGATCTAGTCACAGTAGTAGAATTGGTTGACGGTGTCCAATTCCAGATTGATGTCTTGTGCAGCACGGAGAAAAAAGAAGTGAGATTAGCAGCACTCAACTTCTTGGGATAATCAGGGAATACTTTGATCAGGCCTCCAATGAGCACAGAGGTTACAGCATTTATGTCCAGATCCTCTTCAACTTCCTCAATATCCTGAGTGTTGTAGAATGCATTGATCATAGAAGGTGAGAACTTGTAGATACGATCACGAACAAACACTCTCCCATACTTCACCGATTCCTCATCTCCAACACTGCCCAGGAGATTGCAGTAGAATTCTAACACTACACGGCGACAGTAGGGCATAACAGTAGTGACTGTGGATAGCAACCTTCGGTTCTTGAGAAACTCAATCAAATTGTATTTCCCATATGCAttaacatcaatatttttctcctCAATCAGCTCTCTCTGAACAAACAGCGGCCATAATGCCAAGGCATCCTCAGAATAAAATTTGGGGGAAAAAGACTTACTTAAATCATAGTCAGCCGAGTCAATGTGGCGCTCGGTGTTGTCAACATCCACCTCAACACcggcagcagtagcagcaacaTCATCAGAAGACTCACTAGCTTCAGAGCCAATATCCTCAGATTCAGCATCACCCTGTTCCTCAGATTCAAAGTCAGATACAGACGATGAAGAGGAAGAAGCTCCAGGTCGGTTTTGCTCAAACTCCTTCATCATTTCTGAATCAGGTTCATCATCCTTAGAAATTTGTTTCTTGGCAGCCTTTTCTTCCTTAAGGTGAGCGAGAAACTCGGCCAGAGATTGTTCATCTTCTAAAGGCTCATCAGGAACTCTTTCTTCTGCAACATTTTGAGTATCTGTGATGGGGTTTTGTTTTTGAATACCAGAAGTAGAACCAGGTTCTTTTGCAGCAACAGTTGGTTTGGGGCGAGCCACcaactcaaaatcatcatcattgGAGTCGTCCCCAGATGAGAAATCAGGGTCCAGAAGATTTGAGGAGGTAGATGCCCGTGGTTTCTTGGTTGGAACAAAGTCAGGATCGAACCCTGCTTGTCTCTTTGACCTTCGGTGCAAAGAGCAGTGGGAAAAGCTTTATTCAAGACTTCAAAGTCCGGTGGATTCTCGACATTGATCTCGTTCCCAGGTTCACCAGGAGCGATCATTTCCAGTGGAGTTGGTTCTTCTGACACGCCCACAATTTCCATCCCCTCAACATTGGTTTCGGCTGTGGGTGTTGTGTCAGGTGATTTTCCACCCATGCTCGCAGCCACTTCACTCCTAATGTCGTGAGGATCGAAGCCAGCCATCTGCGAAATCAAGAACAAAAGAAGTAGATCGGTTCGAAGGACACAGAAAATCGCGAAGAACAGAGATATTTTAAGCAAAAACAATGAATAGTGAGGGAAGGAGAAATTTTAGAATGTGAGGGAAACTACTAAACAGTAAAGTTATTCTTCGTCCATTCCTAATTATTTAAGCACAactctccaacggtaacattctgTTGAGCCGCAACTTCAGAACATTTTCAACTCAATTTTTACTCTCACCCAACGGTAACTTTCTGAAACAGTGCCATCATTATTTCAAGAAATCAGGCAGGATAAAACACCACGTCGAATTAACCCCACAAACAGTTAgaaatcaagaaatttcaaaattaagtcggttagggttttcttcgtatttcatgaattaaaaactGATAGCCCACTGGTCATGATGAATTCACATAACAGCAGTATGAATGACTTAAATTTATGCCTAAAGTATGATCAAAAATGAAATGCACACGCATGTGATCAAACTGTGATCAGTCTGTACttaggtgttggcaacacctcttGGCAATACTCACAAGTTGGACTCAAACTTTCTTGAACATTTTTAATTCAGACATGGTAGCTCCCACTCTAGAAGAACGATCTTCATAgtactcctctaggtagctttttccatctgtattttgaattagaagtggtagctcccacactagaagaacggtcttcattggactcctctaggtagctttttccattttcttctaaacaacaattttttttttcttttctatttttcaccTTATTGCTCAAGAATTTTCTAAGTCATTTTCTACTTTGGACAAGATCATGTGGTACACGAACATCCTCACAGCTTAATGACTTAGATTCAGCACACTCCATactttagaaaattttgatagaaaGTTTGATTCACAACTGAGAGCACACCATTCAGTAACCTTCACTTGTACAGGCTTCACACAAAACAGGATGTATGCAATATGTCTAGCAtcctaaaaataaaatgcacatgcatgctGAGTGTTGTCcacaggtgttgtaacaccgagGACAACATCCGTGAGTGATCATTGTGCACACAAGCTGAGAGACTTCCTaagattggaaaatctctcaaaatccaatggttttgtaaaaatatcagcCAGTTGGTTCTCAGTTCTAACAAATTCCATTCGAATTGTACCCTTatcaaccaaatctcgaataaaatgatgtctaatgtctatgtgtttcgttcgagagtgttgtactggattttttgaaatatcaattgcacttgaattgtCATAGTATACAATTAAGGTGTCACTGTTGAAACCATAgtctttaatcatttgattcatccacaaaagttgtGAACAACAGCTAGCAGCTgcaacatattcagattcagcagtggACAGAGATACACAATTTTGCTTTTTACTATACCATGGCACCAAATTGTTACCTAGATAAAAACATCCTCCAGTGGTACTCTTCATATCATCTAGATTTCCAGCCCAGTCAGCATCACTAAACCCCACTAgatttgtgtttgtttcttTGGTGTACCACAAACCTAAGTTAACTGTCCCGgctatatatctcaaaattcttttgacAACTTTTAAATGAGTGACTTTAGGATCAGCCTGGTACCTGGCGCACAAACAtacactaaacatgatgtcGGGACGACTTGCACTTGAGTAAAGAAGAATGCCTATGATTCTGCGATACtgggtgttgacaacacctgCAGCAACATCGTCTTTGGACAATTTTTCAGTCGACCCCATTGGTGTTTTCATGTGTTTAGTGTTCTCGGTAGAAAATTTCTTCACCAAATTCTTGGCATACTTGGATTGACACAGAAAGAtaccatcatgcatttgtttaatttgcaatccaagaaagaaacttaattctcctaccatgctcatttcaaatgtggtagacatgcatttaacaaattcatcaacatgcttttgagaagaagcaccaaaaatgatgtcatccacataaatttgacacacaagaatatcatgcttcgatttttgaataaaaagggttttatcaacctcacctcgtttgaagcctAAGTCAAGCAGATATTCAGTAAGCCTACCATACCATGCtcgtggagcttgtttaagtccaTAAAGTGCCTTCTTCAACTTGTAGACATGGTTCGGGTGGTTTGGATCTTCGAACCCTTTAGGTTGGCTTACATAAGCTTCTTCATTCAAAATGCCGTTCAAAAaggcacttttcacatccatttgatatagttTTATGTCCATGTGACAAGCGATAGCAAGTAAAAGTCGGACTGACTCAATCCGGGCAACAGGGGCAAATGTCTCATTAAAATCAATTCCTTCAATTTGAGTATACCCTTGAGCAACTAACCTAGCTTTATTTCTCACAACAATCCCAGATTCATCAGTTTggttttaaaaatccatttggTTCCAATAACATTCACATTATCAGGTCTGGGAACCAAATCCCACACATCAATCCtaacaaattgttcaagttcctcatgcatcgcatcaacccaaaattcatcttttaaggcttcatttatatttttgggttCAATGAGCGAAACCAAACAAGAATGGCTTACTTGAGAGCATACGGAAGTCATGCATACTAGACCCATCATTTTCCGATAATCTACCTTCTCCTTCTTTCCTTCTAGTTTGCATTCCTCCAAATGCTTCTCcaatgatatgagatgatggatgatttttctgaatcttacTGGGAATATCAATCCCTTCATTGGTtacaacatcatcattttcagtaTATTCTCCTGGTTCATCATTTGATTCTGCCAGTGCAGGTGTTGTCTCAGGTGTTACAACACCGGGTGTAACATCTGTGTTAGGCAGTGTCTCACTTATGTTCAGTAGCCCATCAATATCGTCCTCGATTGTTTTTTTCCCGTTAGATCTGCAAGATCGTCAAAAACAACGTTAATAGATTCCATAGTCGTTCTTGTTCTGAGATTATACACGCGATATGCACGACTATTGgatgaataaccaagaaataaacaCTTGTCACTTTTAGAGTCAAACTTTGCAAGATGGTCTCGgtcattcaaaacataacatacacacccaaaaacatgaaagtacTTCAGGTTTGGCCTCTTTCACATGATGATTTCATAGGATGTCATAGTAGAACCACTCCTTAAGTACACACGGTTTGAAATATGACATGATGTGTTTAAGGCTTCGGCCCAAAATCGttttgaaatattctttgaactcaacatgaccctagccatttcttgcagtgtcctattcttcctttcggctattccattttgttgaggagtcttaggggccgaaaattcatgaGTTATCCCTCTCTTTTCACAGAATGATATAAAGTGtgagttttcaaattctttaccaTGATCGGTCCTTATCTTACCAACCCTCAAATCATGTAGATTAGTAATCTTAGCatgtaatttcttaaaaacagcAAATGTGTCGgatttttctctaagaaaaCTTACCCATGTAAAGCGAGAGAAATCatccacacacacacataaatacttcttacctccaagGCTTTCCACTTTCAttggacccataagatccatgtgcaagagttcaagacaccgagttgtcccaaagtgttgcaacacttgatAGGGAACACGTGTTTGCTTACCCTTTTGACATGCACCACAAACaaaaggaattccagaggataaattaggcatacctctcacAGCATCGTATTTACCAAGGTTCTTTAATGTCTTGAAGTTTGCATGACCCAATTTTTGATGCCACGAGTTTAGTTCACTcacttttgaatgattgcacacaGGGTCCTCTCCAAGTTGATAACAATTGTCAGccgaccttgtacctgtcaaaATACATGTATCAGTattatcaaaaacttcacaattgtctttatcaaacttaacatgtaaaccatcatcacaaagttgacttatgcttattaagtttgagttaagTCCTTCGACATAAAGCACATTGTGTAGACTAGGCAGTCCATCAACATTCAAGGTCCCTTTGCCAGCTATTCTTCCTTTAGCACCTCCACCATATGTCACATGACCATTCCTTAGTTCAGCATAGTCAGTCAAATAGTCTTTAGAACCTGTCATGTGGCGTGAACAgccactgtcaaagtaccatattcctgcaatgttagtttttaacgAAGTATAAATAACAGAACATTGAATATTAGCCTTTGGCACCCAAACCCTTTTTACCGATGGTTTTCTATTGGCAGTGTTACGCCGGATGTTGTACAACACCTGTGGCAACACCTGTTCAGATTCCCATCTTTTGTAGTCATCTCTCAGTTTAAAACAGTAGGGTTTGATATGACCAGGTCTAAAGCAATAGTGGCAGATAAAGTGGCGTTTTCTGGACTTGGACTTCTTTGTAGATATTTGCCTCTTTGATGAAACACCTTTTTCAGTGTATGTAGCATTCGAGATTTCAGCACTTCCTTTGAAAAAGACAGTTGGTTTTCTTTCAGTGTTGGAAGACTCTCCTATTTCAAATTGGTGACTCGTATAACCAAGTCCAGCTTTGTCATTCTTTCCAATCATCAAGAGTGAATCAAGTTTGGATGAACTTGAATTAAGCTTCGCAAGAATTTGAGTTGCTTCTCCAAGCTCTTCCTTGACTTTGCATAATTCCAGATCTTTCTTACTTAAGATTACTTCAAGTCGTGATACTTGTGCCTTCAGCTCAGTGTTCTCTTTGGAGAGAATTGCATTCactttatttcttttgatccaGTCTTCATACAATTCTTCATACATTGTCTGCACACTTTCCAGAGTGACTTCATCATCATCTCCTTCTTGGTTTTCAGACTGACTTGATTCACCAAGGGTTGTAGAATTAAGACACACTGAATTTGAAGAGATGTTGCGACCAGGTATTGCAACACCTGTGGCAACACCCAAAGGATTGATTTGCATTGAACGCTTCTCCTTGATCACAGCAGACAACGATGTGTGATTTTCAGATTCATTTGATCCTTGATCATCATCAGACTCTTCATCACTCAAAGTGACAGCCATGCCTTTGTTTCTCCGAAGTCGATTGGCACACTCATTGGCATAGTGTCCAAATCCAGAACACTCTCTACATTGTACTGAGtccaaatttctgacatttgatTGGATTTGCAATTCAGTTTTTGGTCGAAATTGTCCTTTTATAGGAGTAAATTTTTGAGCTTTTGCAGAAGTGGTGATATTGGGTAACACagatttttgtccaattttcttcttctctctcattttcttcaagTAATCACCGAATTTTTTAGTAATTAGAGAGATAGAATCTTCACCTAAATCAGATTCATTCACTTCTTTAGATatttgaatgatttcatcataAGAGTCAGTTGAAACTTCAAGGGCTATTGTcttccctttatccttcttttgTAAATCAAGATTCATATCAAAAGTTCTGAGAGAACTCATTAATTCATCCAGGTTGATTGTTGAAGTGTCTTTAGATTCTTCAATTGCACAAACTTTGACATTAAATTTCTCAGGTAGAGATCTTAAAACTTTGTTCACCAATCTTTCATTGGACATGGGATCTCCAAGACTGTGAGCTTCATTAGAAAGTTGTCTCAACCGGCTATCATACTCAAGAATAGACTCCTTGTCCTCCATTCTCAggctttcaaattttgatgTCACCATCCTTAGCCTAGTTTTACGCACACTCTCGGATCCTTCACAATGTTTCTGAAGTATATCCCAAGCTTCTTTGGCACAAACACAATTGATGATTAAATTAAACATCCTTGTCAACAGACGAGAATATAGCATTGAGAGCCTTGGAATTAAAATTTGACGTTTGCACTTCATCGATTGTCCATGTACTTTCAGGTTTGAGCCGAGTGTCTCCATCAGCATCCTCAATCTTTGGTGGACTCCAACCATCAAGTACACGCTGCCAAGCTCTTCCTTCAATTGATTTAATAAAAACCCTCATCTTTACTTTCCATAATGCATAGTTTGATCCATCCAATACGGGAGGTCTAAAAACAGTGTTTGTTGATGCTTCCATGATCCTTTTCCACctggaaaacaaaacaaaacaggaTCTCACTTAGTAGCGTCAAGtggaggctctgataccaattgaaagttCCGTTTCCACAGAGTGAATGTGACGAGggtgagtgttgtgtgtatcagaatgtaggtgttgtgcgtagatgttgtaacacccacgacaacatgcagcgaaaaTTATAGTTTGACACACTAACACGCAACTTGAATGATAACAATACGAGATACGAGtgataaattatgcacaagtataaaatacttgtgcggtgcctcagggcaaaataattcactagaaaaacttgtaagtttacaaaaaccaatactagtgaaagaataaaacaactctCTTATTAAGGCGAGTAACAAATTTCATCATaacctctaacaaaccgtataaccaaaatacatagaatgcatcaactgagaagtgaaaaagTCTTCAAAAATCAGCGCACTAATCAAAACAGTGATTAGGTGTTGTTTTCAGATGTAGTcagcacttcacagcaacactttatcaacgacgcgagattgcttcaatcagaaaatattttcttcgtaCAAATGCATCTCTGTCTCTCCGAAAGTTTTATGCTCTATATCGTTCACCTCTTttttgtttcttctcctttgagtcctatttaacatagaaaaaccaatttcattaggaaacaaactctttttaaaacaaggataatatcttaaagatattgtgatatcatatcttaaagatattaagagtcatatcaaatatagtcttatataacatattgaatttatacaagatcatatcatcaatttcgagattatcatcatgtctagaaaggcaaaatattaaagataaaaaaggaaaatatatcaaggaataaaattcctttcaGTTATTGTCTTTCCATGCCGCAGTCTTTCCCGATTTGTTTTGATAAAGGTTCTTGAATGAGTTGTTGCATTGAGCTGCAGAAATATAGGCTCGGAAGAAGTCAGCAGTTACAGAATTGCTGCCAAATCGAACAAGAAAGTATGCAACATTgcgttatatatatatgtgaagTGTATcatacaattttaaaaaaattaacggATTGTGATTTGTATCTTgttttgaattcagatcatcaTGAAACTCAGAGAAATGATGATTTGATCACAGGCATGATTTGTGACGGTGCACATCAGCATATTAATGAGTAATAAGTTTTGAATAAAGTCTAAGATTTTTAATGTTTTGAGGAGGAAACATACAAAGAGTGAATGTTTAAATAAGGGTTGTGTACTTGTGTTTAATCAGAAATTTACAGATAGCTGAGACTTTACAAATGCAAATGGAGGTGCAGAGGAAACTACATGAACAAATTGAGGTAAAAAGGTTTGCTAAGTAACAATTTCTCGGCCTCTGTCACGATGGGCGAAAACGACTCATGCACAAGTTGTTAGAACAGTCTATGTATCATATCTACTAATAAACCGATTCAAGCTTCATCCCACTTGATAAAATTGATCGtatctaaaaatattttaggtGCAAAGACATTTGCAGCTAAGAATCGAAGCGCAAGGAAAGTACCTACAAACGGTCCTAAAAAGGGCTCAAGAAGCGCTTACAGGATACAGTTCTTGTTCCATTGAAGTGGAGCACGCGAAAGCTCAACTTTCGGAACTAGTTTCAATGGTGGAGTATTCCGGTTGTCAAAGTTCCTCGATCTCATTTTTGACACAAAGCAAAGGCTTGAATAGTCCAAGAAACGCTTCCAGAAAACCATTCGGACATAACAGATCATCGCTCGAAAGCTCGGTAACATCTTCTGAGAGCTGGGACAGGATGGAAGAAACTCATTGTGAGGTTGAAGGTGAAAAAACTAACGAAGGGAAGAGAAGTTCTGTCGAGCTTTCGCTAATGGAAATGTATCCAACGGACAAGGGCGGATCAACAGATGAATGTCGCAGCAAGAAAAGGAGCAGAACCAACAATAATGAGCATGATCTATTGATCGATTTAAATTGCAAATCTTTGGATAATTTCGATTCCAGCCAAGAAGCCATAGACTTGAACTGCAAGGGGGGTGAACTCTTTAATGAATAATAATTAGCTTGTGTGTTGCAACAAATAACTGGTTAGATATGATCCGAAGCATATAATTCTccgtgtatgtatgtatgttcttggagatagatatatatatatatatctgaaaTTACGTAACTagatataaaaatcatatttgaaATGCATTTgaactttatttatttaaacaagacaaaaaatttgaaattcatatatTTGAAATCAATCGTATCAAACCAATCAATCCGAACATAAATTAAAAAGTAagtataattattaaaaggttGATGTATGTTCTATGTATCTTATTTAAATCGATTGGGATACCAAATGACGACTCCTGCATTAAAAGCCGGATTATAAATATCggttttaaatatatatttaatggcacgagttattaaaaaaaatcgagagagaattgaaaataatataattatttataccTTCCaaccattttttaaaaaaaaatttgagggGCTGCTGCCTGCTGGACCCGCCACCCCACTGGCTTTAGCAACAACTGCATCTCGAATCGCATTTTGAAGCTTGCCACTGCCCGGCCACGAAATAATAGCATCATCACAATGACATATAAGTACAAATTAAAGAGATTACTAATGGAGTCCCGCAGGCTTGGTGATTATAAATTATAATGGATTATATCtgataaatatttttgttttgataaGAATCTGATAAATTGGACAACTTCCATCTctgacgaactgatcaagagcTGAAGTATCCCACGTTACCGTTTCCAAAATCTTGTCGTGTCGAATTTACCACAAAGAAAGATTACACAGTTTACTAACACACGTTAATATATGCGAAGAACATAAAATTAATAGACAGCTTGAAATGAAGATTTTGATGAGCACTGAATTTTTGAATCCCATCTCTCAAGAAGTTTGTCTGATCGAATGTTGTTGGAGTAATGTTGGTAATGAAAGAGAATCGTATGATGGTGGTTCGCTAGATCTTTATTTATAAGCAAAGTCTTCGAATTCAAACTATATACGGGAATATACGAGGTAGCATAGGCTTtcctattaattaattatataaaactttagggaaaataaattttaacgcGACCTTTTTTTTTAATAGATCCACTAAGTTttcaaatttgtatttttatacacaaaattttaattttcgatCATTTTGGTCTAATTGCTAACGTGACATAAGACAAATCAGTAATTTTCGGTTCTAAATCAGCATTTTTCGGTATCACAGCAACACTCCAACAAAATAAGACCGAAATCCAAAAAATGGAAGTTGGTGTGctaaaacaaattttatttgaaaacttAATGGACAAAAACTCAAGATCGAGAATTAGTGGAACAAAAAgttattttccaaaaaaaaaaaaatctaacttTCAAGCCTATGTCAAATTGAAGAAGCCAACACCCAATGCGTCCTTTAGTTTCTCCTAAGTCCACAACATTAAATTATAGTTAATTTAGATAATAATTATGGTTCATGAATAAGTTTTAATGGATTGAGCtcattttgaatgaaaaacttGGAAAGTCCATTTTACGCTTATTTGTATAATGATTCTTCCACCAGATGTTTTTGAGTCTTAACTAATAACAAGGgaaataaaattacaaaaatagtCTACTGAATTTTCATAATTCTAATTTTGATTCTCTAATTAATTAGTTAAATTTAGGTCTTCATGCGGTAATTTGATTCTCTAGTAATTTAAGTCATTTTTTCATCgagtaggtctattgtgagacggtctcacgaaattttatctgtgagacgggttaaccttatcgatattcacaataaaaagtaatgctcttagcataaaaagtaatattttttcatggatgacccaaataagagattcgtctcataaaatacgacccgtgagaccgtttcacacaagtttttgttttttatcTTTGTATTGACGTGACAATGATCAATATTGATGCTTTTACGTTTATTAATTGTTGATGCacgtttatattattttttttttttgcgcgttcatagttttttttaaaaaaaattcaatcaaaTGTGGCTTCGACTCCCCCACCTTTGAACTATCAACAAACGGATTACTTACATGAGATATGTGGTCTCCTAACTTGATAATTTCCCATTTTCAGTCATGTAGGTTTTCAGATGCAGTTTTAGTCTTAGAAGTTGATGTttattcttaccttttagtttTTCTTTCTACCAGAGTGTTGAATGACTTTGAAAATTGATGACATGACACCGAAAATTGATAAGGTGACATCGAAAATTGTTTGTGTAGTATTATGTAACAACTTACGAGACTAAAACTGCAACTTTAAAACTAATATGATTGGTCAATTAAAAAGAGAAAATGGTCATGTCATATGaccaaaattatattttgtaaaaatTAGGTAAATGGGAAATATAGATAGAAATGTGTGGTCATATGTTATAAGGGGAAAAATTGAGAAACATATGTTGTGGTTAAGAATCGTGTTGTTTTTAGATTCTCGTATTCGATCCACTTTCATAGTTATGTAGATGTACGcttcatatttattatcttaTATTGTGGAAAGTTGTTCAATCTTTAGCACAAAATATCAATCGCGTTACGGCAATTTGAGTGATATATTCACGTGTTTTTAATTATAATCTTTAAGGAAGAAATCGAATTCAAGATATGCAGTATAtccatataaaa is part of the Primulina tabacum isolate GXHZ01 chromosome 18, ASM2559414v2, whole genome shotgun sequence genome and encodes:
- the LOC142533461 gene encoding myb family transcription factor PHL8; amino-acid sequence: MPLQKDQPKEMNLVLSSDAKPRLKWTQELHQRFIDAVNELGGAEKATPKSLMRVMGIHGLTLYHLKSHLQKYRLGRSQQLQNCCQIEQENHHETQRNDDLITGMICDGAHQHINENLQIAETLQMQMEVQRKLHEQIEVQRHLQLRIEAQGKYLQTVLKRAQEALTGYSSCSIEVEHAKAQLSELVSMVEYSGCQSSSISFLTQSKGLNSPRNASRKPFGHNRSSLESSVTSSESWDRMEETHCEVEGEKTNEGKRSSVELSLMEMYPTDKGGSTDECRSKKRSRTNNNEHDLLIDLNCKSLDNFDSSQEAIDLNCKGGELFNE